A genome region from Dethiobacter alkaliphilus AHT 1 includes the following:
- a CDS encoding site-2 protease family protein — translation MKLLKLGGITFRFHWVFLLLLFLLAFYGYLGETLILFSLVLAHETVHMLIARAHGLEVGDVELFPFGGVARIEDVLELDPQVESNVALAGPLFNFVLVAISMVLYANLPGWQQNEMFLFFIRCNLVLGFFNLLPALPLDGGRILRARLCGSLGFQQATELAIRISQIMASLLLLLGFYLFYTGHFHLTLFVAAFFLYFAAAKERTVAMYSFIRSLGRKKKILYEQGVMPLTTLMALDEAPLKDVLRRFAMKKYHRIVVVNKDGRVLGEVMESDVVDTIVNKGIFASVTTALRKK, via the coding sequence TTGAAACTTCTCAAACTGGGCGGCATAACGTTCCGTTTCCACTGGGTCTTTTTACTGTTGTTATTTCTTCTGGCCTTTTATGGTTATCTGGGAGAAACGCTTATTTTATTCTCGTTGGTATTGGCGCATGAAACGGTGCATATGCTGATTGCCAGGGCCCATGGCCTTGAAGTAGGGGATGTAGAGCTTTTCCCTTTTGGCGGTGTAGCTCGCATTGAAGATGTTTTGGAGCTGGACCCGCAGGTGGAAAGCAATGTGGCTCTGGCCGGTCCGCTGTTTAACTTTGTGCTAGTGGCAATCTCCATGGTATTGTATGCCAACCTTCCCGGCTGGCAGCAAAATGAAATGTTTCTCTTTTTTATTCGCTGCAATCTGGTGCTGGGTTTTTTTAATCTGTTGCCGGCACTGCCGCTGGATGGCGGCCGTATTTTGCGTGCCCGCCTATGCGGATCCCTGGGGTTTCAACAGGCCACGGAACTGGCTATTCGCATCAGTCAGATTATGGCCTCGCTGCTTTTGCTTCTGGGTTTCTACCTGTTTTATACCGGCCATTTTCACCTGACTCTGTTTGTGGCCGCTTTTTTTCTTTACTTTGCTGCGGCCAAAGAGCGAACGGTGGCCATGTATTCTTTTATTCGCAGCCTGGGCCGTAAGAAAAAAATATTGTATGAGCAGGGCGTGATGCCGCTAACCACACTGATGGCACTGGACGAAGCTCCCCTAAAAGACGTTTTGCGCCGCTTTGCCATGAAGAAATATCATCGCATTGTGGTGGTAAACAAAGATGGGCGGGTGCTGGG
- a CDS encoding M23 family metallopeptidase, protein MKKKRKSRGSLRERLQERAQRRSDDFYVEPDPECRQIRWENLPQTLLKPMREHMYQKTVAAILVVISLGLFSLINLPVTNRLVDGVHYLTQHQLSPSEIIDAAKPVVQTVQEFNWRRDGELPPLTENGNGEAPAQPVEDVMAAPVNGVLASPYGTRIDADGQTEMHYGIDVLAEAGDPVYAALSGRVSVVKEHAAYGQTIYLEHDNNIVTIYGRVTNSLVAAGETVTQGQVIAAVAEGEGESHLHFEVWRDQQPVDPEQFFQDAQ, encoded by the coding sequence ATGAAGAAGAAAAGGAAATCACGGGGTTCGCTCCGGGAACGGTTACAGGAGAGGGCCCAGCGTCGCAGCGATGATTTTTATGTGGAGCCGGACCCGGAATGTCGTCAAATTCGTTGGGAAAACCTGCCACAGACGCTGCTTAAACCCATGCGTGAGCATATGTATCAAAAGACGGTGGCGGCCATTTTGGTTGTCATCAGCCTTGGCCTGTTTAGCCTGATAAACCTGCCGGTGACCAACCGTTTAGTAGATGGAGTTCACTATCTTACTCAACATCAGTTAAGTCCCTCTGAAATAATCGATGCGGCAAAACCGGTGGTGCAGACAGTGCAGGAATTTAACTGGCGCAGGGACGGTGAGCTGCCGCCGCTTACGGAAAACGGAAACGGAGAAGCTCCGGCACAGCCTGTGGAAGACGTGATGGCCGCACCTGTAAACGGTGTTCTGGCCAGCCCCTATGGAACTCGTATTGATGCAGATGGTCAAACGGAAATGCACTACGGGATAGATGTGCTGGCCGAAGCGGGTGACCCGGTATATGCTGCACTCTCCGGCAGGGTCTCCGTTGTCAAGGAGCATGCGGCGTATGGGCAAACAATCTATTTGGAGCATGACAATAATATAGTGACCATTTATGGCCGCGTTACCAATTCTTTGGTTGCTGCCGGTGAAACGGTCACTCAGGGTCAGGTCATTGCAGCAGTGGCTGAGGGAGAAGGGGAAAGTCATCTGCACTTTGAAGTATGGCGTGACCAACAGCCGGTGGATCCCGAGCAATTTTTCCAAGATGCGCAATAA
- the rodA gene encoding rod shape-determining protein RodA — protein MFDRRLFRSFDFLLLLTVIAILLMSLVVISSVTMHDLSGDPFFVQRQAMMFGVGFIILLVIVSIDYTIFYRFTPYLYGINLLMLLAVLFLGSSAGGAQRWIELGFFRLQPSEFAKFIIIISLARHMTAREGDFESLFSPIPFFVHVAIPMGLIFMQPDLGTSLVFIVIVFGMLFMAGAKLRHLAFYAIAGAAVGLPLLYTRLQEYQRMRLFIFLNPDSDPLHYGYQLIQSMIAVGSGGVWGKGLFADGTQIQLDFLPEQHTDFIFSALAEQLGFVGAIVLLLLYLILIFRILRIGANAKDTFGMLICFGVASMLVFQVLVNIGMSIGMMPVTGLPLPFMSYGGSSLLMNMMAIGLVLNIGMRRHRLMFGN, from the coding sequence TTGTTTGACCGCCGGTTGTTTCGGAGTTTTGATTTTTTATTGTTATTAACGGTGATTGCCATTCTGCTGATGAGTCTGGTTGTCATTAGCAGTGTTACCATGCATGATCTGTCCGGTGATCCGTTTTTTGTCCAGCGACAGGCCATGATGTTTGGTGTGGGGTTTATAATTCTCCTGGTGATAGTAAGTATTGATTATACCATCTTCTATCGCTTTACTCCTTATTTATATGGAATTAACTTGCTAATGCTTTTGGCTGTTCTTTTTCTAGGTAGCTCAGCGGGAGGGGCCCAACGCTGGATTGAACTGGGATTTTTTCGACTGCAGCCCTCCGAGTTTGCCAAGTTTATTATCATTATATCTCTGGCCCGGCATATGACAGCCCGGGAAGGAGATTTTGAAAGTTTATTCAGCCCCATTCCGTTTTTTGTCCATGTGGCTATCCCTATGGGCCTGATTTTTATGCAACCGGATTTAGGCACCTCACTGGTATTTATCGTCATTGTGTTTGGCATGTTATTTATGGCCGGTGCCAAGCTCAGACACTTGGCTTTTTATGCCATAGCCGGGGCAGCTGTAGGTTTGCCGTTGCTGTATACCCGCCTGCAGGAATATCAGCGGATGCGGCTGTTTATTTTCCTTAACCCCGATTCCGATCCCCTGCACTATGGTTACCAGCTAATCCAATCCATGATTGCGGTAGGCTCCGGAGGAGTCTGGGGAAAAGGCCTGTTTGCCGACGGTACACAGATTCAGCTGGACTTTTTGCCGGAACAGCACACCGACTTTATCTTCTCGGCGTTGGCTGAGCAGCTGGGGTTTGTCGGTGCCATTGTCCTATTATTGCTCTACCTGATTCTGATTTTCCGTATTCTGCGCATTGGTGCCAACGCCAAAGATACCTTTGGCATGTTAATCTGTTTTGGTGTGGCATCCATGCTGGTGTTTCAAGTATTGGTTAACATCGGCATGTCCATTGGCATGATGCCTGTTACCGGCCTGCCGCTTCCCTTCATGTCATATGGCGGCAGTTCGCTGCTGATGAACATGATGGCCATCGGCCTTGTCCTAAACATCGGCATGCGCCGCCACCGCCTCATGTTTGGTAACTAA
- the minE gene encoding cell division topological specificity factor MinE, producing the protein MNLKAFLNALTGKQESKDIAKERLRLVLVHDRATVSPEFLDKIKEEMISVISKYLEIDETKTEINMHKSDGTAVLEANLAVKAIRRNA; encoded by the coding sequence ATGAACCTTAAAGCATTTCTTAACGCCCTGACCGGAAAGCAGGAGAGTAAAGATATCGCCAAAGAGCGTTTGCGTCTGGTGCTTGTTCATGACCGCGCCACCGTTTCCCCTGAGTTTCTTGATAAAATCAAGGAAGAAATGATTTCGGTGATTTCTAAGTATTTGGAAATTGATGAGACTAAAACAGAAATTAATATGCACAAAAGCGACGGCACAGCGGTACTGGAAGCGAACCTGGCAGTTAAAGCAATTCGCAGAAACGCATAA
- the minD gene encoding septum site-determining protein MinD has translation MGEVIVITSGKGGVGKTTTTANLGVGLALSGKKVVLLDADIGLRNLDVVMGLENRIVYDLVDVVEGRCRSKQALIRDKRYDTLFLLPAAQTRDKNAVSEEQMKSLCDELKEEYDYILVDCPAGIEQGFRNAIAGADRGLIVTTPEVSAVRDADRIIGLLEAAELRDPKLIINRLRPDMVQRGDMMDINDILEILAIDLIGVVPDDEKIIVSTNKGEPVVANENSSLSGQAYRNIVRRVMGEEVEFLELYKNRSFFSRLKKIMGLGG, from the coding sequence ATGGGTGAAGTTATAGTTATTACCTCAGGAAAAGGTGGCGTAGGCAAGACCACCACAACCGCCAACCTTGGAGTGGGTTTGGCCCTGTCGGGTAAAAAAGTGGTTCTTTTGGATGCAGATATTGGCCTGCGGAACCTGGATGTGGTGATGGGACTGGAAAACCGCATTGTTTATGATCTGGTGGATGTGGTGGAAGGCCGCTGTCGCTCAAAACAGGCCTTAATCCGTGACAAACGTTATGATACGCTGTTTCTTCTACCCGCTGCCCAGACCCGGGATAAAAATGCCGTATCAGAAGAACAGATGAAGAGCCTGTGTGATGAGTTAAAGGAAGAGTATGATTATATCCTGGTGGATTGCCCGGCGGGAATTGAGCAGGGATTTCGCAATGCCATAGCAGGGGCTGACCGTGGTTTGATTGTGACCACGCCGGAAGTATCTGCGGTGAGAGATGCGGATCGGATTATCGGCCTATTGGAGGCCGCAGAATTACGGGATCCAAAGCTGATAATAAACCGACTTCGGCCAGATATGGTCCAGCGCGGCGATATGATGGACATTAATGATATTCTGGAAATATTGGCCATCGACCTGATTGGTGTGGTTCCCGATGATGAGAAAATCATTGTATCCACCAATAAAGGAGAGCCGGTTGTGGCCAACGAGAACTCATCATTGTCCGGCCAGGCTTACAGAAACATAGTCCGCAGGGTAATGGGTGAGGAAGTGGAGTTTCTGGAGTTGTATAAAAATCGTTCATTCTTCAGCAGGCTGAAGAAAATAATGGGCCTCGGCGGCTAG
- the minC gene encoding septum site-determining protein MinC has translation MNKYSVEFKGTKDGVTIYCLESAGFDEILSDLTERLKQRAAFFAEAEVRVDIGNRILTEHEKEQLAQVIAENSKLQLTGIQTTAQRPPTVSSAKRRGETEDIKMEGFKEGRSLVIKRTLRSGQGVHFPGNVTVLGDVNPGAEIVAEGDIYVFGTLRGIAHAGAGGDRSASVVALRLAPTQLRIADIISRAPDDSALPDQPEYAYISDNRIMIAAISIKLGS, from the coding sequence ATGAACAAATACAGTGTGGAATTCAAGGGCACAAAGGATGGCGTTACCATTTATTGCCTGGAAAGTGCCGGCTTTGATGAGATTCTTTCCGACCTCACCGAACGCCTGAAGCAGCGAGCAGCTTTTTTTGCTGAGGCAGAGGTTCGTGTGGATATTGGTAATCGTATTTTAACAGAACACGAAAAAGAGCAGTTAGCACAGGTCATTGCAGAAAACAGCAAACTACAGCTTACAGGGATTCAAACCACGGCACAGCGGCCACCTACCGTATCGTCTGCTAAACGACGCGGTGAGACCGAAGATATAAAAATGGAAGGTTTTAAGGAAGGCCGCTCTCTTGTGATTAAGCGCACACTGCGTTCCGGCCAGGGAGTACATTTCCCCGGTAATGTTACCGTGCTGGGTGATGTGAATCCCGGAGCGGAAATTGTGGCTGAAGGAGATATTTATGTGTTCGGCACATTGCGGGGGATAGCCCATGCCGGGGCAGGAGGCGACAGGTCCGCCTCAGTTGTGGCATTGCGTTTGGCCCCTACTCAGCTGCGTATTGCCGACATTATCTCCCGGGCGCCCGATGACTCCGCTTTGCCTGATCAACCGGAATATGCATACATCAGTGATAACCGGATTATGATTGCTGCAATATCCATAAAACTGGGTTCTTAG
- the mrdA gene encoding penicillin-binding protein 2 → MNKSLLRRLRVFSAVVLLIVLVLSARLAWLQIYQYEHYVERAENNRERQLPISAPRGEIFDANGELLAANRAGFAVSILDINLREADFVIEYLSELLDMSEEDIRDKIYNERFRSFAPIRLANNVSPEVVAKIEERRMDLPGVIIETQPVREYVHNSLAAHVLGYVGPISQDQIRAAQAQGIMYRGTDDIGRGGVEATWEQYLRGEEGKLLVETNRYGRRTRVLEQEEPVPGDSIYLTLDSRLQDITERALDDVISGLIEDGHDQAGKGSVVILDPNSGAILAMASYPDYNINTFRADKEEFDALNKDPNEPLYNKAIMGGYPVGSTFKMLPGIAALEEGLINERSTVTCRGSATYFGSATRRCWSVHGTLSIVPAIAKSCNIFFYEMGYRLGTDRLTDYAEDFGFGSSTGLTDLRGEISGLINSRKYRSNYQPGDLLGSAIGQGHIITPLQLANYTAMMANSGIHYRPYLVQQAVSHGGEVTFTAEPEVLNHLDYDESTWDINRRGMEAVTVAGGTAPSMARLPVKVAGKTGTAQTDPDRDLYAHSVFVGYAPADNPEIAFAVLVEYAVDTRRWRSSAAVPIVSQIIEEYYTPEPDPEELQEVEEDTE, encoded by the coding sequence ATGAACAAATCATTATTACGTCGGTTACGGGTCTTTAGTGCGGTAGTGCTCCTGATAGTACTGGTGCTTTCCGCCCGTCTGGCGTGGCTGCAAATATATCAATATGAGCACTATGTGGAACGGGCGGAAAATAACCGTGAGCGCCAACTTCCAATCAGCGCCCCCCGTGGCGAGATTTTTGATGCCAACGGAGAACTGCTGGCCGCCAACCGGGCCGGCTTTGCCGTGTCTATTTTAGATATTAATCTGCGGGAAGCGGACTTTGTCATTGAATATTTAAGCGAACTGCTGGACATGTCAGAGGAAGATATTCGCGATAAAATTTATAATGAGCGCTTCCGCAGTTTCGCTCCTATCCGGTTGGCCAACAATGTTTCCCCCGAAGTGGTGGCCAAAATCGAGGAAAGGCGCATGGATTTGCCCGGAGTAATTATCGAAACCCAGCCGGTCAGGGAATATGTTCATAATAGCTTGGCGGCACATGTTTTAGGCTATGTTGGTCCCATCTCTCAGGATCAGATTCGGGCAGCCCAAGCCCAAGGTATTATGTATCGTGGGACCGATGATATCGGACGGGGCGGCGTGGAAGCCACCTGGGAGCAGTATCTGCGGGGTGAAGAAGGTAAACTGTTGGTGGAAACCAACCGCTACGGCCGCCGCACCCGTGTATTGGAGCAGGAAGAGCCGGTGCCCGGGGACAGCATTTATCTTACATTAGATTCCCGACTGCAGGACATAACGGAGCGGGCCCTTGATGATGTGATTTCCGGCCTCATTGAGGACGGACATGATCAGGCAGGTAAGGGTTCTGTGGTAATCTTGGATCCCAATAGTGGTGCCATCTTGGCCATGGCCAGTTACCCGGATTATAACATTAACACTTTCAGAGCAGACAAAGAAGAGTTTGACGCTTTGAATAAGGACCCTAACGAACCTCTGTATAATAAAGCAATAATGGGTGGGTACCCTGTGGGTTCCACTTTTAAAATGCTCCCGGGAATAGCTGCACTTGAGGAAGGCTTAATTAATGAGCGCTCTACAGTGACCTGCAGAGGTTCGGCCACATATTTTGGCAGTGCCACCCGCCGTTGCTGGAGTGTCCACGGGACTTTAAGTATCGTGCCGGCCATTGCCAAGTCGTGTAACATTTTTTTCTATGAAATGGGGTATCGTCTCGGTACCGACAGACTGACAGACTACGCCGAAGATTTCGGCTTTGGTAGTTCTACCGGTCTTACCGACCTGCGTGGTGAAATATCCGGCCTGATAAACAGCCGTAAATATCGATCCAACTATCAACCAGGTGATCTCCTGGGCTCTGCCATCGGCCAGGGCCATATCATTACACCATTACAGTTGGCAAATTATACGGCTATGATGGCCAACAGCGGCATCCACTACCGTCCTTATCTTGTACAGCAGGCTGTAAGCCATGGAGGAGAAGTTACATTCACCGCAGAACCGGAGGTGCTAAATCATTTAGATTACGATGAGAGCACCTGGGATATTAACCGGCGCGGCATGGAAGCGGTGACAGTGGCCGGTGGTACAGCACCCAGCATGGCCCGACTGCCGGTAAAAGTTGCCGGTAAAACGGGGACTGCCCAGACTGATCCGGATAGAGATTTATACGCCCACAGTGTTTTTGTGGGTTATGCCCCGGCGGACAACCCGGAAATTGCTTTTGCAGTTCTTGTGGAGTATGCCGTAGACACGCGAAGATGGCGGTCGTCAGCCGCCGTCCCCATCGTTAGTCAAATCATTGAGGAATATTATACTCCCGAACCCGACCCGGAAGAGCTGCAAGAAGTTGAAGAAGATACCGAATAG
- the mreD gene encoding rod shape-determining protein MreD has translation MGQVIIFALFVISLTLQGSVLSLAGPDGVHPDILLVIVVALSLLSDSKRGALVGLAAGLLQDILFGAPLGFFAFTKTLTGALAGLFADEIYKDFVLAPMLLVITFSVFNDGLTFFLQRLFAIPQPLSLVQYLQQYSLVRMAMHFFIMGLIYPSLYRAQKRHLLFAETEGMD, from the coding sequence GTGGGCCAGGTTATAATTTTTGCACTGTTTGTCATCAGCCTGACATTGCAGGGCTCTGTGTTGTCATTGGCAGGGCCCGATGGTGTACATCCCGATATATTGCTGGTTATTGTGGTGGCTCTGAGCCTGCTCTCCGACAGCAAGCGGGGAGCCCTGGTGGGGTTGGCCGCCGGGCTTTTGCAGGATATTCTCTTTGGTGCGCCCCTTGGTTTTTTTGCCTTTACCAAGACTCTTACCGGAGCACTGGCCGGCCTTTTTGCCGATGAAATCTATAAAGATTTCGTGCTTGCCCCCATGCTCCTGGTGATAACTTTTTCGGTTTTTAATGACGGCCTTACTTTCTTCCTGCAGAGACTCTTTGCAATCCCTCAGCCTCTATCATTGGTACAATACCTGCAGCAGTATTCCCTGGTACGCATGGCTATGCATTTCTTTATTATGGGCCTGATTTACCCCAGCCTTTACCGGGCACAAAAACGCCATCTGTTATTTGCAGAAACAGAAGGCATGGATTAG
- the mreC gene encoding rod shape-determining protein MreC, translated as MLVPKPKGNRNKKIISLLLLLVLLLGTAKITADRQSITVVEEVLLTVVAPVQGVFQRLTRSVESTLATVQNYQLMLEENERLHDQLAATAAMEVRLIELQQENNRLRAMLDFRERSDYELIPAAVVARDPSNWFYTITINRGRNHGVRDGMAVMTSEGLIGNVYSTQEFSSQVLLLTDGRRAVSSLVQRSREPGEVEVGVVENDPDRPGYLRMINLPREANIQPGDTIISSGLGEMFPKGLLIGHVLETMEDELGITQYALLKPAANFNRLEEVFVVDSQGDSDGEES; from the coding sequence ATGCTGGTGCCTAAGCCGAAAGGGAACCGGAACAAAAAAATTATCTCACTTCTATTGCTATTGGTTTTGCTACTCGGTACGGCAAAAATCACAGCCGACCGGCAAAGCATCACGGTGGTAGAAGAAGTATTGCTGACTGTTGTGGCCCCTGTACAAGGGGTCTTTCAGCGTTTAACGCGTTCAGTGGAAAGCACGTTGGCCACTGTGCAGAACTATCAGCTGATGCTGGAGGAAAATGAGCGGTTACATGATCAGCTCGCCGCAACAGCTGCCATGGAAGTTCGACTGATTGAATTGCAGCAGGAAAATAATCGTCTGCGTGCCATGCTGGATTTCCGGGAACGCAGTGATTATGAACTAATCCCAGCCGCTGTGGTGGCCAGGGACCCCAGTAACTGGTTCTATACCATTACCATTAACCGGGGCAGGAACCATGGTGTCCGTGATGGCATGGCGGTGATGACCAGTGAAGGGTTGATAGGCAATGTCTATTCAACTCAGGAATTTTCCTCACAGGTGCTGCTGTTAACCGATGGCAGGCGTGCTGTCAGCTCGCTGGTGCAGCGCTCCCGGGAGCCGGGAGAAGTGGAAGTGGGCGTGGTGGAGAACGACCCGGACAGACCTGGTTACCTGCGCATGATAAACCTTCCCCGGGAAGCAAATATCCAACCCGGTGATACCATTATATCTTCCGGACTGGGCGAGATGTTTCCCAAAGGGCTGTTAATCGGTCATGTGTTGGAAACAATGGAAGACGAACTGGGTATTACGCAATACGCCCTCCTAAAGCCGGCGGCAAACTTTAACCGGCTGGAAGAAGTTTTTGTGGTGGATTCCCAGGGGGATTCAGACGGGGAGGAGTCCTAG
- a CDS encoding rod shape-determining protein gives MRFLTKYFSRDIGIDLGTANTLVFVKGKGIVLREPSVVAIRRDNGAILEVGEEAKRMIGRTPGNIVAIRPMKDGVIADFDVTQTMLRHFIAKAYRRKTMFKAQVVVCVPSGVTEVEKRAVIDATKQAGAKEAFLIEEPMAAAIGAGLPVEEPTGSMIVDIGGGTTEVAIISLGGIVTSRSIRVGGDEMDESIVQYIKRSYNLMIGERTAEEIKITIGTAYREQDEDRTMEIRGRDLVTGLPKTQVITDSEIESALADPVASILEAIKITLEKSPPELAADIMDKGIVMTGGGALLHGLDKLVAKETGMPVYIAENPLDCVALGAGKSLGEIELLRRVALSPRKAM, from the coding sequence ATGCGCTTTTTGACGAAATATTTTTCCCGGGATATTGGTATTGACCTGGGAACCGCTAATACATTAGTGTTTGTGAAAGGGAAGGGTATAGTATTGCGCGAGCCCTCCGTTGTGGCTATCCGCAGGGATAATGGAGCAATTTTGGAAGTTGGGGAAGAAGCCAAACGCATGATTGGCCGTACCCCCGGTAATATTGTGGCTATCCGTCCCATGAAAGACGGCGTAATCGCAGATTTTGACGTAACGCAAACCATGCTGCGTCATTTTATCGCCAAAGCCTACCGGCGGAAAACAATGTTTAAAGCACAGGTAGTGGTTTGTGTTCCCTCCGGTGTAACGGAAGTGGAGAAACGGGCCGTAATTGATGCCACCAAACAGGCCGGTGCCAAGGAAGCATTTCTTATTGAAGAACCTATGGCGGCAGCCATTGGTGCAGGGTTGCCTGTGGAAGAGCCCACCGGTAGTATGATTGTGGATATTGGCGGCGGCACCACCGAGGTGGCCATTATCTCCCTGGGCGGCATTGTTACCAGCCGCTCCATCCGCGTAGGTGGAGACGAAATGGACGAATCTATTGTTCAGTACATTAAAAGAAGTTATAACCTTATGATTGGTGAGCGGACCGCCGAGGAAATTAAAATTACCATCGGTACAGCTTACAGAGAACAGGACGAAGACCGGACCATGGAGATTCGTGGCCGCGACCTGGTTACCGGGCTGCCTAAAACTCAGGTAATCACCGATTCAGAAATTGAATCTGCCTTGGCCGATCCCGTGGCCAGCATTCTGGAAGCCATTAAGATTACTTTGGAAAAATCACCGCCGGAGCTGGCTGCCGATATCATGGACAAAGGGATAGTTATGACCGGCGGCGGTGCGCTTTTGCACGGCTTGGACAAGCTGGTGGCCAAAGAAACGGGGATGCCCGTTTATATTGCTGAGAATCCGTTGGATTGTGTGGCGTTGGGTGCAGGAAAATCACTTGGGGAAATCGAATTATTACGTAGAGTCGCCCTCTCGCCGCGGAAGGCTATGTAG
- the radC gene encoding RadC family protein encodes MTSRRLTIKDLPPSERPRERLLANGTPSLSDADLIAILIRSGTREETAVQLAERVLLNVGGLQELPRCGADDILSIKGLGPAKAVTILAAAELAKRLSSRLRHESVTVSSPGDAAGLVMEEMRHNLREHFRAIMLDTKNKVLGIEEISIGSLNTSLVHPREVFRPAIRKACASIILIHNHPSGDPTPSREDLDVTRRLREAGRLIGIEILDHIIIGDGKFISFREKGLLSSD; translated from the coding sequence ATGACATCACGGCGCCTGACCATCAAGGATTTACCACCTAGTGAAAGGCCGAGGGAACGGTTACTGGCCAACGGCACTCCGTCTTTATCCGATGCAGACCTGATTGCCATTCTGATTCGCAGTGGTACCAGGGAGGAAACGGCAGTACAACTGGCAGAGAGAGTACTTCTTAATGTGGGAGGATTGCAGGAACTGCCGCGCTGCGGTGCCGATGATATCCTGTCCATTAAGGGATTAGGGCCGGCCAAGGCCGTAACAATTCTGGCTGCGGCGGAATTGGCAAAACGTCTTTCTTCCCGCTTGCGCCATGAGTCGGTCACCGTATCGTCCCCCGGCGATGCGGCAGGACTGGTGATGGAGGAAATGCGCCATAATCTGCGTGAACATTTCAGAGCCATCATGCTGGATACAAAAAACAAAGTATTGGGCATCGAAGAAATTTCCATCGGCAGCCTGAATACATCACTGGTTCACCCGCGGGAGGTGTTTCGCCCCGCAATCCGCAAAGCATGCGCCAGTATTATCCTGATTCATAATCACCCCAGCGGAGACCCCACACCAAGCCGTGAGGATTTGGACGTGACGCGCCGTTTGCGGGAAGCGGGACGGCTAATAGGAATCGAGATATTGGACCATATTATTATCGGGGACGGAAAGTTTATAAGCTTTCGTGAAAAAGGGCTTTTATCCTCAGACTAA
- a CDS encoding Maf family protein, whose product MTKLILASASPRRAQLLQQIGLKFAVKVSGVDENENEKDPARLAKRLALNKANAVAMQLTQGIIIAADTVVCIDGKLLGKPKDSMEAKEMLRSLSGRTHHVLTGVAVIDSENHRTLDHVETTAVKMRHLREEEIDGYVQSGEPFDKAGGYGIQGKAAIFVEKLDGCYFNVVGLPLSALCLMLEEMGVQIWGRS is encoded by the coding sequence ATGACAAAACTGATTTTGGCATCGGCATCGCCGCGCCGCGCCCAGCTTCTGCAGCAGATCGGGTTAAAGTTTGCAGTAAAGGTTAGCGGTGTGGATGAAAATGAAAATGAGAAGGACCCGGCCAGGCTGGCAAAACGCCTGGCCCTGAATAAAGCTAATGCCGTGGCAATGCAGCTGACCCAGGGCATAATTATTGCTGCCGATACCGTTGTCTGCATTGACGGTAAACTGCTGGGAAAACCAAAAGATTCGATGGAGGCAAAAGAAATGCTGCGCTCTCTTTCCGGACGGACCCATCATGTTTTAACGGGAGTAGCTGTGATAGACAGTGAAAATCACCGGACATTGGATCATGTGGAGACAACAGCGGTAAAAATGCGGCATTTGCGGGAAGAAGAAATTGACGGCTATGTGCAAAGCGGCGAACCCTTTGACAAGGCCGGCGGCTATGGTATTCAGGGTAAGGCGGCTATCTTTGTGGAAAAGCTGGATGGCTGCTACTTTAATGTGGTGGGGTTGCCTTTATCGGCTCTCTGCCTGATGCTGGAGGAAATGGGGGTCCAAATCTGGGGAAGGAGCTGA
- a CDS encoding Gx transporter family protein — protein MMQTRKLTHIAILITFALVIHTVEAMVPVPMIVPGAKLGLANVITLLTFVIYGFKSAMFIAVIRAILGSIFIGNFLGFGFFLSFGGAVLSTLAMALGISLWRRGAVSLIAVSIMGAVAHNTAQVLIASILIQNINLLRLYLPLLLFLALPTGFFTGLVVIYAEKALSKVIKDVKQQ, from the coding sequence ATGATGCAAACTAGAAAATTAACCCACATTGCCATTCTGATTACCTTTGCCCTGGTTATTCATACCGTGGAAGCAATGGTGCCGGTACCAATGATTGTGCCCGGTGCCAAACTGGGGCTGGCCAACGTAATTACGCTGCTGACATTTGTAATTTATGGTTTTAAATCTGCCATGTTTATTGCGGTGATTCGGGCAATTTTGGGCAGTATATTTATAGGGAACTTCTTGGGTTTTGGCTTCTTTCTCAGCTTTGGCGGAGCAGTTTTATCGACTCTGGCCATGGCTCTAGGCATTTCACTTTGGCGGCGTGGCGCTGTATCCCTGATAGCCGTTAGCATAATGGGAGCGGTGGCACATAATACCGCCCAGGTGTTAATTGCCAGTATTCTGATTCAGAACATTAATCTGCTCAGGCTGTATTTACCCCTGCTTTTGTTTTTGGCGCTGCCCACCGGTTTTTTTACCGGCCTGGTGGTCATTTATGCCGAAAAAGCCCTGTCCAAGGTTATTAAGGATGTAAAACAACAATAA